TGGCATGAGAAGTTTAACAAAACTCTGATATTTGTTGGCTTTGTTTTGAACGAGGCTAACAAATGTGTATACTACTGATACGGTTGGGGAGAGACAGTGATCTTGTGTTTATATGacgatgacatattgatctctaggaccagccttaatgtggttgaggaggtcaaggactttCTGTCCAAATGCTTTCAGATGAAGGATTTGCGAATGGCTagtgttattcttaacattaaaCTACAcataatacttcaaatatgtaaatatgtgtccgtatattataaaaaaaatttggccaaaGAACCAAACACAGCACCAATACAAGAAAATGGCGAGAACTACCAAACTGCTAAACCAATAGACCACGGTCAAGTGGAAGACGAGGATGGAATTGATGTCTCACGCTgtacgtgtgtgtgtgtgtgtggatgtGTAGAAGGAGAAGGTGCGCAGATGTGAGGCAGAAAAGAAAACGAGCACGATAGGCCAACATGCATGGGAGGAGAGAGCGAACAGATCACATGCCGCTGCCCGCTGCCGCCCTCGTCGGAACTGATGACCCGTTTGCTTCCTACCGGTGCTATTGGGATGACCCGGTAGCGGAAGGCAGGACCATTGGATGCAATGGACGGTGGATCGATTTGACCCGACTGCACGCCTGTGACTCAGAGGTTCCGGTTCCCATTTGTCAATGGCAACTTAGAATCGATTCTTTGTCAATGGAAAAACATACTACGTCCGTtccttaatactccctccgttttaaaatatttgacaccgttgactttttagcacatatttgaccgttcgtcttattcaaaaacacttttgtgaaatatgaaaaattatatgcctacatagaaatatatttaacaatgaataaaatgataggaaaagaattaataattacttaaattttttaaataagacaaacggtcaaacatgtgctaaaaagtcaacggtgtcaaacatttcaaaacggagggagtataaggaattttgacatattgcttgcactgtttgaccgttcgtcttatttaaaaaattttaaaattattatttattttatttgtgacttactttattatccaaagtactttaaacataactttttatttttaatatttgcacaaatttattgaataagacgagtggtcaaacagtacaagtaaaatgttaaaatcccttatattaggggacagagggagtagattgTTTCAGGTTTTTTAAGTGtgtgattttaaaatttaaactaaAAGTAAGTTTTAAAAGCACAGGATAAGGTCAGTCAAATTTAATGTTTGCTAGTCAAATCCTAGCTACCGTGCTATTGATTCAAGGACTACTAGTACATATAAGCACTTATGATGAGTTATTAATGACAAACTCATCATCAGTTCGGTCAGTCAAGCTTTGGCATTGCTCGCCTTAGGCCCTgttagttcccaaaacaaagATTTTTTACCCATCATATCGAAATCGAATGTTTgatacatatataaagttttaaatatggacgaaaaaaccaattatacagtttacgtgtaaattgcgagacgaatcttttaaacctaattgcgttatgatttgacaatgtggtgctacagtaaacatttgctaatgacaaattaattacgcttaataaattcgtcttgtggtttcctggcggaatctgtaatttattttgttattaggcAACacttaatacttcaaatgtgtgtccgtatattcgatgtgacacccaaaataaaaatttttgccATCTAACCGGGCCTAAGACGACTGTGAACTGACCCTGTTTAAATTCCActccaaaatttttcaccctgtcacatcagatgtttgaacacctgcatgaagtattaaatatgggctaaaaaaataactaattgcatagattgtgactaatttgcgatgcgaatcttttaagtctaattactccatgatttgataatatggtgctgcagtaaatatttgctaatgatagattaattaggtttaataaattcgtctcgcggtttactgatggattctATAATTACTTTTTTATTAGTACCACATGCGTTACCTTTTATAATAGCCGacgtgacacgccaaaactttatcATATGATCTAAACACACCTGAATAAAGTTCAGTCCATCTCCTCACTTATTTAACTCAACACACACTTATCAGTCGGATCCATCTCCTACAAATGATGCTTTCCTTCACCTCTGCTCGTCTCCTCCCTCGTTGCCGGCGTCTCTACAGTGCctgcggcgccggcgcagctgcgtgcggcgtcgtcggcgagaGGGTGACCGTGCTGaccatcgacggcggcggcatccgAGGCGTCATCCCGGGCACGGTGCTCGCGTTCCTGGAGGGCGAGCTCCAGCGGCTGGATGGCCCGGGCGCGAGGCTCGCCGACTACTTCGATGCTGGCTCATCACCGGCGGGCTCATCACCGCGATGCTGGCCGCGcccggcgaaggggcggacagggacgggcggcggcggcggcggccgatgtTCGCCGCCGCGGACATTACCCCGTTCTACCTCGAGCACGGCCCACGCATCTTCCCGCAGCGGTGGAGCACGCTCGCCGCCAAGATCGCCGCCGCGCGGGGGCCCAAGTATGATGGCCGGTATCTCCGTGGCGTGGTCCGGAGGATGCTCGGCGAGACGACGGTGGGCGACACGCTCACCAATGTCGTCGTCCCCACCTTCGACGTCCGCCTGCTCCAGCCCGTCATCTTCTCCACATACGAGGTACCTGTACACGCGGCGTTAGCCATTGGAAAAGCTTGAGGCTCTCGTAGTCTCATCGAACAGTTGGATAAACGGGAAAACATAATTCATGGATATCGTCTCATTTGTACATGTAATTTAAAAAGTCATcagaaattctttttaaaaaaaattgtaggatAGATTAATACGTGATATGTCATTTCACAAacatgaaaaatttaaatttaacttaTATAAGTAGAAATAAAAATGACAAATTTGACCATAAATTTTCGAATAGAACAAATCGAATTTTACTCACATGTTTACGAAAagttatattatatattaatttatcttgacaatttgttttaaattttttataactttttgaaagaaatgaaaaaaagaggATGTCACCTAGGGACAAAAATCCACTTCCGGATAAACGTCGTTTCTTGGTGTCTGCAGGCGAAGAACTCGCCTCTGAAGAACGCGCTGCTCTCCGACGTATGCATCGGCACGTCGTCGGCGCCGACGTACCTCCCCGCGCACTGCTTCCGGACACACGACGGCGCCAGCGGCGAAACGCGCGAGTACAACCTCATCGACGGCGGTGTCGCCGCCAACAACCCTGTACAAAAACAGTTCGACTCCACCAGATTTACAGTTCACATCCAACCAGATGCTTGTATGGTTTTAATTGGTGAAATTGTGCTGCAGACGATGGTGGCCATGACAATGATCACGGAGGAGATCATGGcgaaggagaaggcggcggcgctgtacctgctgaagccgccgccggaggaggaggaggagcacggcCGGTTCCtggtgctgtccatcggcaccGGCCTGACCTCCGACGAGGGCCTCTACACGGCGGAGAAGTGCTCCCGGTGGGGGGCGCTCTCGTGGCTGCGCCACGGCGGGATGGCCCCCATCATCGACATCTTCATGGCGGCGAGTTCCGACCTCGTCGACATCCACGTCGCCGTCAAGTTCCAGCTGCTCCACAGCGAGCGGAACTACCTCCGCGTGCAGGCCAACTCGctgcgcggtgcggcggcggcggtggacgcggcGACGCCGGAGAACATGGGgagcctcgtcggcgtcggcgagcggTTGCTGGCGCAGCGGGTGTCGAGGGTGAACGTGGAGACCGGGAGGTACGAGGAGGTGCCCGGCGAGGGGAGCAACGCCGACGCGCTTGCTCGGATCGCCGGGAATCTCTCCGAGGAGAGGACGGCGAGGATCAAGCGGCGGAACACTGTGCAGGCTGGTGTGACTGGGTTTTAGGAGTAGTCATGAAATCCCATCATGTCCCATTGCTCCACGTCTATTGTATTTCCGGGCGGGGGCCATTCCGAATTTCCGGTCGATCATCTCAAAATGTTTTTTCGGTTGAAAAATTCGGTATATGCTGTTAAAAAGTTTAAATAAGGTAAATAAATAATACCagctccgttttatattatagatttgctccggtccaacaaaaaataTCTCGAGGTACCAGTACCGAATCGTTTCCGATGAGCATttttagatccaacgatcggaaatgATTTGATACCATGAGTTAGcggtacctcgagatactttttgttggaccaaAACAAATCTCTTAATATTACAAGCtgcttgatttttttcttatttaaagTTCTTTacatttaaccaaatttataaaaaaatagcaaaatctactttaccaaattagttttactaaatttaatattgaatatattttgatataatgttttttactatattttgctataaacttaatcaaacttaaaatattGTAATTagttgaaaagagaaaatatgcGAAGAAATTAGACGAAGAAtagttgtgattgattgagagaAGAAGATAGGTGGATAAATAGCATTATAGTATTAAGACAAGACAATATACTAGAAATATCAACATTTTAGGccaagtttagttccaaaatttttcttcaaactttcaactttttcatcacatcaaaactttcctacacacacaaatttccaacttttccgtcacatcattccaattttaaccaaatttctaattttggcgttGATTTgatatgatttgacaatgtgatgctaccgtaaatatttgctaatgacagattaattaggcttaatagattcgtctcgcagtttatatgcggaatttataatttgttttgttattagtctacatttaatactttaaatatgtttctgtatacttaaaaaagatttggcacacgaactaaacacagcctaaataaaGTGCTCAAGAATATACATGAGATTATATTCACAACATTGCCCATTCAGGTAGCCATCGAAGAAGAGGTAGCGGATACGTTGGTAGCCGAttcttgttctttcttcttCACCACCAGACGCTCCCGTGCTTCCTTCACCAGCGAAGCATAATTCCCGACAGGTTTCCCTTGCTTTGAACAAAACATAGCAGCAACCTCATCCATCTCACGACCCATTTCTGGATCTCTGCACGACTGCACTGATCCAAGTGTCGCGTGCTGTCTCACAGAGAGATACCAAGGCTTCCTGCAGCTTCGTCATAGCCTCGCTGACCTAGAAGAAGCAGAGTTGTTATTCTGCTGCTCAGTGCCTTGTGAATTGAGGCCGGCCGGATTGTTGTGCTTCTACGTCAGTATCTGGTGACGAAATCTTGGTGTTACTCGcttctgttgctgctgcttatATTTCTTTCCTTGTAGGAAGTGTTTCTTCGAGCACCTGAAAAGTTGATGGTATTATATATATCAGCTAAGGGAATCAAAAGCAAAGGATATATTACCCCGTATTACATATTTGCATATCTGAAGTTAGTAAAGAAAGCGCCATTTTGTTTTGCTTAGTGGATACTCATACTAGTACTGATtattataagattatttgatTACCTGTTGCATGCCGTGGATAATTTCTCGCTTCAGATGCTTGAGAAGTTGATCATCGTTGGTTTTGTCATAAAGAAGAAGCACATAAACGAGTATGGAGCGGTAAGAATACTTCTGATCTAGATCCAAGATAATCATGGCATAGATTTCCCTCCTGGAAGATATTATACCATATCCTGCAGCATTTGCCCTGTCAACTCTCTGATGGAGCTGTCGTTTCCATCAGAACCTAAGTCACCAAAGATGATCAACAGGTGCCAGACCAAATTTGTTCGGCCCCTCATGAAATTTTCTCTGCTTCCGCAAGCCAAAAAGGAAGACGTATCCACATGAATATCTATAATTTTCTCTGCTTACGCATCATCAACCTGGCCAACCTCGAGTGTGCCATGGCGATCGAGTCGCCAgcagggttggaaatttcggacccctcatacgatattatttcagccgcaatttttcagttttttaaattttt
This genomic window from Oryza sativa Japonica Group chromosome 12, ASM3414082v1 contains:
- the LOC9270993 gene encoding LOW QUALITY PROTEIN: patatin-like protein 1 (The sequence of the model RefSeq protein was modified relative to this genomic sequence to represent the inferred CDS: inserted 1 base in 1 codon), with protein sequence MMLSFTSARLLPRCRRLYSACGAGAAACGVVGERVTVLTIDGGGIRGVIPGTVLAFLEGELQRLDGPGARLADYFDAGSXTGGLITAMLAAPGEGADRDGRRRRRPMFAAADITPFYLEHGPRIFPQRWSTLAAKIAAARGPKYDGRYLRGVVRRMLGETTVGDTLTNVVVPTFDVRLLQPVIFSTYEAKNSPLKNALLSDVCIGTSSAPTYLPAHCFRTHDGASGETREYNLIDGGVAANNPTMVAMTMITEEIMAKEKAAALYLLKPPPEEEEEHGRFLVLSIGTGLTSDEGLYTAEKCSRWGALSWLRHGGMAPIIDIFMAASSDLVDIHVAVKFQLLHSERNYLRVQANSLRGAAAAVDAATPENMGSLVGVGERLLAQRVSRVNVETGRYEEVPGEGSNADALARIAGNLSEERTARIKRRNTVQAGVTGF